Below is a window of Malus domestica chromosome 13, GDT2T_hap1 DNA.
ACTAAAGTAAGGAGTTATATAAATTTCaaagatcattttggctaaaaagaaTGGAAATGTAATGGTAACTTTGGGTTGATTTGACATTTCAGTTATGGATGAAAGGTTTTCTTAGCCAAAATGGTTATTGAGATTGACATGACCCTTACTTTGGCCTTTGACAATGAAAATAGATAGAAGTGATCCTTAAGTTTGTTCACcgtaaatcattttggttattatgtgaaaaatcaatcaatatcCTCATTAAATTGTAATATGAACAACTACGTGACAACCATTTTAAGAATATTTTTATCAAACTAACCGCTCCACTTAATGAGAATATTGACATAATTTTCACGAAGGGACAAAAATGATCTACAGTGACCAAAATATTAGAACATCACAATGTTAAGATAATGGCGGCTAAGCTGTTTATAAACATGTGAAGTTTAGGTaaataataaatgaaaaaagaagaaacttgGTTGGTAATTTCGGAATTCTCAGAAAATAATTTGAACCTCCCATATTTTGTaggattttaaaatttaaaattttttatgtaTCCACCGTTTAatgcttttttatttcttctaaaTTTATCTGATATTTGTATCCGTTACGTGTGTAACATAAAATCATATTAGACAATGTAAATGCTTTGGAGATTCAAAAAGCGGTTGAGTTAGTAACATTTGAGCAAAAAGGTTGAAGAATATTACATGTAAGGACGCCCTGTTTTACTTCCATAGGTAACTTGCAAAACAAGTAAGCTGGAATATATTACACCACTAAGGCAGAGCTTCCTCACCACCATTGCATCTTTGTTAGTTGAAGGTCTACAACTTGCTAATCACTCAAGTCATCATGGAAAAAGTTCATCTCACCTTCcgccccctcctcctcctcgtcaTCATCATCGGTGGCAACGCCAGCATTGGCCGGATTGACATCTGCATCAGCCAAGGTTACCAGCTCAATGGATCCGTTCCTAGTCTCTCCGTTTGCAATTCCACATTCGTAATCAACGAGATCATTTTCGTATTCATCAACCTGTTCGATTTCGTTGTAAAGGACTTCCTAACAGAGAAATGATAAAGAACTTGATTTCAGACAATGCATAAGATTTCGTGTAGTTTTATAAAGAAGCCTTTGGTGTCAATGGCACAAAACCAAGCCACTCTGCCGGATAATAGAATCTACACTTGAAATACCTCATTGTCTAGCAAGTCATTTTCCGCAGCATCTACAATCCAATCATCTAGCAACCGCTCTAACAGCACATTGTCAAGGGAGGTTGAATTTTCCGGCCTTCTTCGTAATTTTTGTTCTCTAAGACGCAAATTGTAATGAACGTAGATGAGGTCGTTTAACCTTTTTTGGGCCAAACGATTACTTCTCGGATTGTACAATTGATCGTATATACTCCAGTTATGCTCACACCCAAAAGAAGAGCATGTCTGACTCAATATACGCACAGCTATACGCTGCAGCTCTAAGCAACTTATCCCATGTTGTTGCCACCATGCAGCtaataagaaacaagaaacaaaaacggAGAAATGTATCAACTAATGGAATAACGCCCAGAGGGCATACATATACCGGAAATCTAAAACATGTAGCATGGCAGTCTAATGCTATACCTGGATCAAGCTCTGTTCTTGTACTGATTGCCAATTCAGTTCCAAAATCAGCTTTAGCAGAATTGTAATCAGAAATCTGAGATGTTCGGATACAGAATGGGAAAATATAATAAGACCCATCTCAATATATAAAACCATTCAGGATCCAAATAATGAAATCGAGTACGAAAAAACTATTACCTGCATAGATGCAGAAATCCTATTTGAATGGTCTGGCTCCAGCCGAACAATGCATTCGTTAAGTCCACGCATCACCTCAGTATGCTACACAAATTACCAACTGGATTAGGAAATAACTTAACATCATGATAAAAAACACAAGCAGCCATTGTTTCTCCTACCGCCGTAAAATCAGGTCGATATCTGTATGATGGATTTAAGTAGTAAGCAGCTACGTATACAGGGTGGTAGAACAGTGAGTTCCAATGACTCTCTATAACGCTCCAAAATGGTTCATATTTACGGACATGAATGGTTTTTATTGCAATCTTTGCCCTGTACATGTCATTATATATAGATGACATTGACAAGTGGTCACCATTCTCAACCTTTTGAAGAATTTGCATTATCGGGTCCACTGAATTCCTAACAAACTGTAACTTCTTCCAAAATGCAGCATTTAAGACAATATTTTCCACTTCTTTTCCCTCAAATGATTTGGAGCACTGAGATGAAATCCATTTGTTTGATTGAAACATTCTTTTAAGACCAGTCTTGTGGTCCAGCAAGCTTTGTAAGGTAGCAAAGCTAGAAGCAAACCGGGTGATAGACGATCTCAAAAGTTCCTTCCCCTGTGTGAAATCACTCTTCATAAAATTTAACAACCAAACTTGGTTGTAAATGAGCTTTGTAACTTTTTGGCCCTTCTCCATGCACTCCGCTACGCATCTTATCCTCAAAAAATCTTCAAGCGTTTGATCGATACAACTGGTGGCGCATGGGGTCCAGAATAAATTCTTTCTCTTCTCCTCAAGCATCTTTCCAGCAGCCTTATAACTAGGAGTATTTGGAGTGATTACCTGGGGATTAGACGCAAAGCAAAGTTAGTAGCGTAAGACAGTTCGAGATGGGCAACTATATGAGaaacaaatcaaacccaaataaaatcaaataccTGAACTACATTTTCCTCCCCCATCTCTTCAACCACTTTGTCCAGCAACATAAACAAATTCAAAGCATCTTCAACAATTTCAGTGGCATCAACTGAAGAAACAAAGTACACACCATTTGGACCGGAAGCCAACAAGTTTATCAATATTCTACCCTCTGTGTCTCTCCAACTGTCGGCCATAATAGAACAGCCAGTGGTTGCCCATGATGCCTTATACTCAGCCAGGTAGTTTCTAATGGTTGCAATTTCCTCTTGTAGAAACCGACCGGTTATTATTTGGCTTGGAGGTGCAACCATACCCTGCCCATATTGGCCAACCAATTCCAGCATCTTATGAAAGTATAGGGAGTCTGCTGCTTGTATAGGAACTCCTGCATGGTAAAAGAATTTGCAAATTCCGGAAATAACTTCcttgtgggaaattttatttgacatTGTTCTGACCCTTGCTTGCTTGTAAGATTGTGGTGGAAAACTCTTAGGAGATGTCAAGAACAGAGAATCGAGCCTTGATCTTTTAAATAATGGTTCAGAACCAGTGCTGGGAGGCAGCGACAAGAATGTATGTCTCAAATTTTGGCCCAATCTCCTATCACCATCGATGAAGCTTTCCTGGCTCATATGTGGCAGAACAGCTTCCATTTGGTCATCGTCTTGGCCTTCATTATCTGACAGAGGATCAAAATTTGATATGTCCTTGGAATCGGGTTGTCTCTGTCTCCTTCCAGTACGATGCCATTTCATATTCTCCTTTATTTTAACATAGACATCATCAGGAGCATGTTTACAAGGTGCTACTTCTCCAGGAATTCTAGCTAAATGTTGTTTAAACCGATTGATACCACCACTAACTATTTTCTCGCAATAATTGCATttcacctttttctttttctcatccTGAGCAACGCCATGTTCCCACCCAGGATCAACATACCCTAACGACCGAAGAGGAGTCAATTTCATAGCTAAATTCCTCTCACCCACCAACTGCTTTCCTTTGCTTCTATAACCAACATGCACATCTTCTTCGTCATCGTTGGATTGGAAATTCAGATATGCTTGGCCAATATCTTCGGAAAGCCTAGGTTTCTTATGAGAACGACttcctttcatattttctttcatACGAAAGTATACATCGTCTGGAGCTTTATCACAATAAGTAACTTCTCCAGAAACTCGGGCTAAATGTTGCTTCAATCTGTATATTCCACCACTAACTATTTTTCCACAGTAATTGCATTtaacctttttcttcctctcatCTTGAGCAACGCCATGGTCCCATCCAGGGTCAACAAGTCCAGATGAGCGCATTGTAGCTACCAATTCAATCCATTTAAGAATTTATTCAAGAAACTACCGTTATCTGATTCACACACTGTATCCTCAGCACTAACAGAAGTCAATATCTTTGATCATGCGATGTTGCATGGTCCATTGACACTAGTAAAAGAGGACGTTGGTGTTTACCGCAGTCACAGTCAAGCAACAGGAAATAGGAACCTGCAGCAGATTTAAGAAAATGAAGGTTGTATTTTCGTGCATTATCTTAAGGGAAACATACAGGTCAATAACAAAGCATAGCAAGCACAAACAAGAAATCCATAACGTTGAGTATGACGATGGTAAAGGCAGATAACATCAAAAAATAGCTGTCACGATTCTTAAACGTGCTTGCTACATCGATACAACATCGGAAAAAGACATCCGGGTTTTAGGAACATATAACAGGTGGTGTTAAAATGTCATTTAACCGTTCAAATGAAAATTTCAACAGAAAaaagttcataaaaaaaagCTTCTCAAGCAACAAATAGGTTTCAAAACTCAATCCAAAACTTCCcaagtaaattttttttctaagcATTTGAAGCAGCAGAGAATTACTTGAAACAACAAAAACGTCAAGAACTGAAGTAGTTACTAAATCATGGCAGAAAGCAAACATTGTACGTAGGTAGCTACCAGAATCATCATAAAAATAATCACACCAAAAGTTACTAAATTTGATGCAAATTACAATGAACCACCAATAAATACAGCTTAAATTTTCTAACACCAAAAATTCAAGGCTAAAAATTTCTAACACAATAATACGAAGAGGGGATAATCTGATTCCACTAAACCCAGCAAAAAAACTAGTATCCATGTCTCTGAAAACTGAAAAGTAAAAATCTTGCTCAAATTTTCCGTACCTGGGTCAGAAATTTCGACGAATCTGAAAGTTTTTGGATTTGGGTGAGAGAAATCCGGATTTGGCGATGATTGATACGTAAGAAGGAGGGGAAATCGAtggaaaattagggtttttgacgGTCCGATTGGtgggaaaaattaaaaatttggggGAAGGAGGAAGAACGAGCCGGGATCGTTCGGAATCGTGAGTCGCGAGTGGGATAGGTTCGACTCGATTGCTCGACCCGCCGATTTTTAGGGTTTCTGTTCTTTATGGTAAAGATATtaatcttcttttttatttttcactattTCCTACAAATAATtgatttgagaaaaaaaatgttaaaagatTAAAATATGGCGCATATAACACGGCTTTTGCCCCCcaaaagtttttattttctttttatttgttttatttttcttttaaaattcaaGACAAATATTTATATTGCAGAATTTAATTGTGTGAGTTTGACTCAGTGAGTGGATAATTATTCGTTGAATCGTCGCCAAAGGTCTTTTGTAACGGTTACAAGTTAGGCTAATCTTTCTTCTTGCTTAATCGGGTTTTAATACTGACACGTGGTACGCATTTACATAATATATACTTGAGAAATGTTAAGAATTCTCTCAAAAGTAGGACTCTTTGTGGACTTCCTGTCACcttatgtttttttatataatattttataatattgacacacgaattaacgttaaattgtaaaatgacaaaaagtCTATgacccacttttttttttttttttttgagaagcaAAATAACATTAAGAGATGGAAAAACCCCAGGAACACCCAAGGGTCCTAGAGTCAAACAACAAGGCACTAGTAGCTGTTGGAGGCACATAGCCAATCCAAACATGGAAGTTATCTAAACCATGCCCACAAAAAGTGATGGCATCAGCTACAAAATTAGATTCTCTCAAAATATGCTTCCAAGTAATAGAGTTAAAAGAAGAGGCCAGCCATTTGATATCTTCAACAATAGTAATGATACGCCGAAGTATGTTACATTGAAAGAGGCTTCTTAGTATTTCTCTATATACTTTTTAACAAAGAGGAGACATGAACTTTTAAGCATAAAACTATCGCCAACCCAAATGCGATCAAATTTTTGTCAAGAAAACCACAAATTTGATTAAACTAATGAGACAATTAAGTGGGAAAAAGCTTAAAATGGGTGTTGCAAGCTATTGAAAATTTAGTTTGATTTCATGATTTGTTTACCGTGGAGGAttgaggaatttttttttttggatgggTAAGATATAAAATTTTGGTGGTGTGTGGGTTGTTAAGATGGCGCCAGAACAATTGAGGAAGGAAGTTGTGATAGATAAATTTGAATGGAGCGAGTGAATTTGCGTGAAAGAGTGGGAAAAACCCAAAATGGTAGATGATTGTGGGTAGAAAAAGGGATATGCAGCCACACCCTATCTTAACCAACTATTGGATGGACAAATCCGGTCCAATAGAGAGATTTTTCGAGGTATGTGAGCTGCTCTTGCTATTGAAGAGATCCGTCCTTGTGTTTACTTACTTAGAATAAGTAGGTCATGAATTGACAAGTCAAAATGTGAGAGTGggaaaatgtgtgtgagaacATTTAACCCCTAACCCATCAAATTCTTGATATTTCAGGTTACGAATTGTAAATGAAACGTACCTAatggtttcttcttttttcaaaacaattcaCCCAAGAGCTTTTACTATTCGTTAGCAATTTATACAGGTACATATATATTCTATCAGTATATCAGTACTTAGATGAACATCCGGGCATACATACATATAGTATTTTCTCAAGCAAGATGTCACGTATTTTCTGGACAACCAGACAGCATTCCTATTTACCAGTAATCTTTACAAGAACAGTATCCCCTTCTAAAATGGTGGAAGCGATTTCTATCCCTCACGATTATTTCGCGGTGGAAAACCTTCGAGATGAGCTTGCTTGCCCGGTGGCAGTCTTTGCAGACTCGTAAATTCTTTGATATACGAACAGTTTCCCCGGGTTTGGTCTTCAATAGGCCGAAGGCAATTGCAAGTTTCTCACTGTGGTAGTATAAAGGATTCTTCTTTTCCTCCTCATCAAGATCATGCAACACTCCCTCTGTGTCCGGAACATATCCTGCAGATCTTATAGATTGCAACATTTCATCGACTTTCGCATATATCTCTTTTGTCTGAGGATGAGACCCTCCGCCGGCAATAAATTCATTGACAGAGCCTTCCAGTTCAATCATGGAAAATCCAGGAACCTTCTTCACTACCCTGTCAttcatcaatcttctcacattgGCAACATCTTCCCACCTGTCCGCATTCGCATATAGATTTGCAAACAACACATAGCGCCCGCTATTTTCTGCTTCCAGTTTGATTACCCTCCTCCCTATTTCCTCTCCCAGTTCAACATTTCCATGGATCTTACAAGCTCCGAGGAGAGCACCCAATACACCTACATCGGGGCTCATTGGCATCTCGTTTATTAGCTTTCTTGCTTCCTCCAGCCTCCCGGCTCTTCCAAGAAGATCAACCATGCAGCCAAAATGCTCTGTTCGGGGCTCAATACCGTGGACTTCAACCATGCTGCGGAAGTACTGCTGCCCCTTTTCTACTAACCCTGAGTGAGCACATGCACTAAGAACATTAACAAAAGTAATGTTGTCAGGTGCTACCATATCCCTTTGCATCTGCTCGAAAAGTTTAATGGCGGCCTCTCCCTTCCCATGCATTGCTAGCCCACCAATCATGCAATTCCATGAAGAAATCCCTTTATCTGGCAACCCGTTAAAAACTTCAAAAGCCTTCTCCAGGCAACCACATTTGCAGTACATGTCAATGAtcattgttgcaagtttcgagtCCAATTCAATCCCGCTTTTCTCAATATATCCATGTATCCACTTCCCTTGTTCTAGAGCACCTAAACCTGTACAAGCCAACAGCATACTAGCTGCCATGAATTTATCCAATTCTACATTTTCCactcgcccatgagcggtaggtctcgggttcgagacttgggagcagcctctccataaaatgggggtaaggctgccgacattcacctctcccagaccctgcgtaaagcgggagccttgtgcacttgGTACGACCTTTTACATTTTCCACTCGCATTCTTTGGAACAAAGCAAACGCCTCGTGAAAACGATCACTCCGGACATAAGAGGAAAACATGGCATTCCAAGAAACAGAATTCTTCTCAGGCATCAACTCGAAAATTTCAAAAGCCTCATCAATGAAGCCACATTGGGAGTACCCAGTAATCAAAGTCGTCCAAGACACAACATCCTGGGGCATCTTGTCAAACACCCTTCTAGCTTCCTCCAAAGACTGAAACTTCACATACATGTGAATCAAATTGTTCTGACAAAACCCATCATCTCCAAACCCAAGTTTGACGACATGGGCATGGACTTGCTTCCCTTCTCCAACAGCACCATCAGCGCAACAAGCTCGCACAATGGAAGGGAACGTGTACCGATTGGGAGGGACAGAGTCCTGCAACATCCGTGAGTACAAAACAATGCAATCTCTCGGCAATTGGCATTGCAAGTAGCCTCTCATTACGGTGTTGTAAATGAATGCATCCGGTTGAGGCATTGTGTCGAACATCTGGAGGGCATAACCCAAATCGCCATTTTTGGAGAGGGCGCAAAACTTGACGACACATCCCATGGCTTCGTTGTCAGCGGCGAGGCCGAGCCTCATGACTTGGGAGTGCAACTGCTTGAGCTCCACCATAGTCGAGCTTGATTCAAGGCGGCGTAACGGTGAAACGCGGATCCCGGGCGAGCTCAGGGAGGGTGGGGTGTATTGATGATTTACTAAGAGCGAAGTCATTCGTCAGCACCTACTTTTTCTGTGCGCATCAGAGATAAGATATTGTGGGCCCCAGAAATGGTTTTCTTTCTGCTCTTTTATCGCGGGTGGTGATATTCAACAACTTTTCccacattcttttattttttaatacttaattggtatcttattattattttattttaaacttttatttttatttttaaacactcAACCACATATGTTCATTTGTAACTCTTAAGTTCTACTACCTAACATGAGAGATCCCAAAACAAGTATAAAACaccaattataaaaaaaacatataagtTTCAGcactatataaataaaaataaaacgatTACCTAATGATATAGTATATATGCATAAGTTACATGAATTGTACAAAATACTAGTAAGTAATCCACATACTTTAATCCCCATAATAGTAGCCTCATGCCCCAAAAAATATATCAGATATCATTACAAGTTTTCACATCCTGCCTACACTATGTTTGACCTTTAATCTTGTgttcaaaggagatgtcaatgTTTCCAAAAAGATATGAAACTCATGCACTCCAAcctacaagaaaataaaaacatgtcaagaaaaggaaagaaaataacaaacttGATTAGTATTTTTATGgggaaaatcaacaaaaatataTGTACCTTCATGTGTTCTTTATACATCTAAGCTATTATTAACAAAAAGTTTCTTTGGCAAATCATTATGTTGCTCACACCTATAAACAATGAACATTaagttatacatatatataaataatcatgACCATAGTAGAcaatattaaaagataaataaaaaaaataacataccTGTCTAGCACATTTCTAAGCCTTCTCCACTATTTCAAACTTTGAAGGACCGCGTTTTGTAGAGCTtgattcttttctatttttagaACCCATTGGACGACCTTGTGAGGTTTAACATTAGGCTCAAGAGTTAATGGAAGAGAAGTATCAAGAAATTCACAAAGTTGCCTTTTGGTATCCTCTTTTTCAGTAAGATGCAACTTTTCATACTTATCTTTGGACTCCAATAGAAGGCCACTTATTTGATCTCGTTCATTATCCAAGCTTACATGATGATCGTTGACAAACAATCTTCTATCAATCCTCCATTGTGGATGTATGTCATTTAGTTGTAAGATTTCAATATTCATCTCTCTAATCATCATGTGAGCACAAGGAAGACCCATTGTCTTGAGAAAATGACCCTTATATTGAGATGGAAGATCACTAGAACTTGATGCTTCATATTgattatgtttgtaccatacttgaccaatcccgaaactactgagcatcgatcaacattataccatcaaggacctaaaagagtttccctccaaccaggaggcgaatcacagcgcgacacgtgtcgacatcagaagccaatcatagcgcgacacatgtcaacataagaagccaatcacaacatgacacgtgtcaatgtcagaatgaaactagaaactctctactataaatagagatcattctctcacaatatttcctaatgtcatttgtactaaatcattcactagtattcactaaatgagagcttgaaccatgtacttgtgtaaacccttcacaattaatgagaactcttctactctgtggacgtagccaatttaggtgaaccacgtacatcttgtgtttgcttccctgtctctatccatttacgtacttatccacactagtgaccggagcaatctagcgaaggtctcaaacttaacactttctgttgtaccaaagtcctcgctgattttgtgcatcaacatttggcgccgtctgtgggaacgacacttattcccactcttttcatctttgtcaagctggtttccaccattcgtacactctcttttgaccaggcatccctctccaacatggggagcgaaggaagccacaacacacagaatgacacccttcttgcacttagtgcaaagcaacgaaagaagaaaggaaagagggttgctcttcaagctaaagtcgatgagctagaagctccaaacaacaaaatagcaatgaagaatgaggtcttccaggagcagtatgagaagctctttgagacactccacaaaactatgcgtactcaaacacgcgagcttgttgcccctatGGACAtaaaccatcatctgggtgccccccaacacggagggtcatcttccttcgacatgggtatccctgatgaggagcgagctaatcatcaaaacattgatcaacatgagacttctctcaacccagctgcttcgacccaaagcaagagaagtggaggaagacacatctttgcagaagggttggaaagatcgaaagccgtttatcgtgactgcagAGATTTCTTAAatcaacgtcgagagaatcccctccacatatgctcgaagatcaatgacccaagggtttctgaaaaactCGGTCCCCTCATACGACCTAGGTcaactgccaatctagggaaggaacgacatgtcctagaggaatATGAAGGTACAggagactctgaggtattccgacagactcgccctagaagtcagtacggcgagtccaaggaaaaatcacacccttactcaaactttcctacttcaaagaggtgatggagacttacgaaagaaatcctagtggtacatgactccactcaagacccccttgtcctacagctccttgatgaagtaaacaagttgaaggccgaacgtcaggccgagatacctgactggaaccaacccaggcatggccctctcacaaggaggatccttgacacctcccttcaagcgaagataaaacaaaagcttggtttacaactctatactggaagggaggacccaattgaacaccttaacctctttgtgtccaccatggcatatcagatgcataccgacaaagagcgatgtcttctcttcccctccaccctctctggtggagctctaaactggtattgtcgtcttccacttgagacagtagactcatttgaggaactgaggaaactatttgtctctcaacacatctttcagaccgatcgcttgcattctgcagatgacttgtacattattcgccagaagccggatgattcactacgagagtatgttggtcgtttcagccatgagtattctcgctgcgctgaggcagatgacaagactgccctcaaggccttcacgacagggctacgtgattgtttcttcaagtacataatcaatgccaacacttggaagacttactctgaggtgatggcacaggcttacaaccatgcattCGCCGatgcaaggacatatcaagggaaaccccccacaaccaccccttatcagtaagtagggagtggaagccagatccaaccaaataagaagacctcgagcttccaaacggcagcagtGCCTCCAtctaccttacttaatacttcgccaagtcaacatacatatcaatcttaaggcaaaaggaaagatttccatccttaccagtctcattttagtaaaaagagtaagggacactaccgcgataaccaatggtatcgccatgataatccccgacctcaGGCAGTCAACATAGTAGGTCAAGCATGTGTCAGGAcaacccctaccccgaggtatgaagcatacacacctttgaacgccacatgcgtggccatttaccccagcatatcACACTTGATActgaagccaaagccgaggcacccggattacaagctcacgaagaacacgggcacattTTACTGCtacacgagcataacggccatgacggtaagaagtgtatcacccttcgtgatcatattgaagttttggcacgtgaaggaaaaattgatcaattcctcattcaccctccaaggggtaaccgtaaccaactccaggtaaatgtgatatattccataagtggtcgcacacccatatctaaatctttcaacagggccatgaaaaataatgaacgagctttaaggtctggccaccaagtgtttcacgtggaagacatcatgggaggtaagtatcaaaagcctaactgggatccaatatgtttctaccctgaggaagaaagaggtatcatctaccctcacaacgacccactgatcgtggaagctcacatagccaactttgaagtacgacgaatcctggtagacacgagggcttcggtcaatatcatgtttgctgaagctttcagggcacttaatgtagctgaacacttgctcgacggctcgatttcccctctgataagcttctccggtgatatcgtgcaacctttggggagtatacacttacctttcaccattggtacaggcccttacacagctaccattaccactaactttctggtggttgattgcctaacggcatacaatgtcatcttcggacgcacaggcatcaatgatctcaaggccatggtatccacacatatgttgttaatgaaatttccaaccccttatggcaatggttacatcagaggagatcaacttagtgcacgatcatgttataacacttcggtcaagcaacaacacctgcatgtgcccaaggaaaccctttctatacatgaccaagtcataaagaccagcccagacgaagccaacttgggtcttcacggtggcaacagtcaacctgacgatcttcgagatgactctttcacccagcaagcacaacccgttgAAGAGTTGGAAAAGGTCTCTATCTAAAAaaattatccggatcgcatggtgaagattggtagcaccttgtcaccacccatttggttggcattgatcatttttttgcaagagaacattgaggtcttcgcctggtcatacgaggacatgccaggcatctcttccgatataatctgtcatcgcttaagtattgacgcCAAGATTAaaccagtgagacagaagcgaagatcttatgactctgaacggtacgaggcaatgaaggcagaagttgaaatactcaaaggcataggcttcgtcagcaaagtcaattatccaacatgggtagcaaatgttgtcattgttaagaaaaattcgaccaaggaaagtctcctgctctaaaaggtcttgtggagaa
It encodes the following:
- the LOC103452610 gene encoding uncharacterized protein isoform X1; this translates as MRSSGLVDPGWDHGVAQDERKKKVKCNYCGKIVSGGIYRLKQHLARVSGEVTYCDKAPDDVYFRMKENMKGSRSHKKPRLSEDIGQAYLNFQSNDDEEDVHVGYRSKGKQLVGERNLAMKLTPLRSLGYVDPGWEHGVAQDEKKKKVKCNYCEKIVSGGINRFKQHLARIPGEVAPCKHAPDDVYVKIKENMKWHRTGRRQRQPDSKDISNFDPLSDNEGQDDDQMEAVLPHMSQESFIDGDRRLGQNLRHTFLSLPPSTGSEPLFKRSRLDSLFLTSPKSFPPQSYKQARVRTMSNKISHKEVISGICKFFYHAGVPIQAADSLYFHKMLELVGQYGQGMVAPPSQIITGRFLQEEIATIRNYLAEYKASWATTGCSIMADSWRDTEGRILINLLASGPNGVYFVSSVDATEIVEDALNLFMLLDKVVEEMGEENVVQVITPNTPSYKAAGKMLEEKRKNLFWTPCATSCIDQTLEDFLRIRCVAECMEKGQKVTKLIYNQVWLLNFMKSDFTQGKELLRSSITRFASSFATLQSLLDHKTGLKRMFQSNKWISSQCSKSFEGKEVENIVLNAAFWKKLQFVRNSVDPIMQILQKVENGDHLSMSSIYNDMYRAKIAIKTIHVRKYEPFWSVIESHWNSLFYHPVYVAAYYLNPSYRYRPDFTAHTEVMRGLNECIVRLEPDHSNRISASMQISDYNSAKADFGTELAISTRTELDPAAWWQQHGISCLELQRIAVRILSQTCSSFGCEHNWSIYDQLYNPRSNRLAQKRLNDLIYVHYNLRLREQKLRRRPENSTSLDNVLLERLLDDWIVDAAENDLLDNEEVLYNEIEQVDEYENDLVDYECGIANGETRNGSIELVTLADADVNPANAGVATDDDDEEEEGAEGEMNFFHDDLSD
- the LOC103452610 gene encoding uncharacterized protein isoform X2 — its product is MRSSGLVDPGWDHGVAQDERKKKVKCNYCGKIVSGGIYRLKQHLARVSGEVTYCDKAPDDVYFRMKENMKGSRSHKKPRLSEDIGQAYLNFQSNDDEEDVHVGYRSKGKQLVGERNLAMKLTPLRSLGYVDPGWEHGVAQDEKKKKVKCNYCEKIVSGGINRFKQHLARIPGEVAPCKHAPDDVYVKIKENMKWHRTGRRQRQPDSKDISNFDPLSDNEGQDDDQMEAVLPHMSQESFIDGDRRLGQNLRHTFLSLPPSTGSEPLFKRSRLDSLFLTSPKSFPPQSYKQARVRTMSNKISHKEVISGICKFFYHAGVPIQAADSLYFHKMLELVGQYGQGMVAPPSQIITGRFLQEEIATIRNYLAEYKASWATTGCSIMADSWRDTEGRILINLLASGPNGVYFVSSVDATEIVEDALNLFMLLDKVVEEMGEENVVQVITPNTPSYKAAGKMLEEKRKNLFWTPCATSCIDQTLEDFLRIRCVAECMEKGQKVTKLIYNQVWLLNFMKSDFTQGKELLRSSITRFASSFATLQSLLDHKTGLKRMFQSNKWISSQCSKSFEGKEVENIVLNAAFWKKLQFVRNSVDPIMQILQKVENGDHLSMSSIYNDMYRAKIAIKTIHVRKYEPFWSVIESHWNSLFYHPVYVAAYYLNPSYRYRPDFTAHTEVMRGLNECIVRLEPDHSNRISASMQISDYNSAKADFGTELAISTRTELDPAAWWQQHGISCLELQRIAVRILSQTCSSFGCEHNWSIYDQLYNPRSNRLAQKRLNDLIYVHYNLRLREQKLRRRPENSTSLDNVLLERLLDDWIVDAAENDLLDNESFTTKSNRLMNTKMISLITNVELQTERLGTDPLSW